A stretch of DNA from Gemmatimonadota bacterium:
TCCCTGGTTTCACGGCGAAACCTGGAATCCCGCCGAAAAACCGCATGTCGCCGGGAGCGTATACTGGCCCTCCGCGGCCTTCATTCTAACGCGGACGCCGGCCCACCTCGTCTTCGAGGGTAACGGGCTACCGGTGGAACAGCCCACGGGAATCTTCCCGATCGCGCCAAGCGATTCGGTCTATCAATACGACACCAATCCCAACCGCATCGCCGCCCAGGATCTTCGCTTCACGATCCCCGCCGTTCCAGTGTTCGCCCCGGAGCCGGGCTGTCTTCCCATGGGCATGATCGGATTCACGATCACGGGAGTCGCGTTGTACAACGCCCTCGACGACGCGGGACTGGACGCCGCCGCACACGAGATCCAGGACCTCTGCAACGGGCATCCCCAGGCCAATTCCCAATACCACTATCACAACGGATCGCCGTGCATGCCGGGGGCGGATACGGACCAACTCATCGGATGGTCGCTCGATGGCTTCCCGATCCTC
This window harbors:
- a CDS encoding YHYH protein; translation: MTTRPHLSGTLGVLWVALFAMWAPGTARAQELPVGDGRVTDQPASGNVFACRFNFRMGGARHDGPWFHGETWNPAEKPHVAGSVYWPSAAFILTRTPAHLVFEGNGLPVEQPTGIFPIAPSDSVYQYDTNPNRIAAQDLRFTIPAVPVFAPEPGCLPMGMIGFTITGVALYNALDDAGLDAAAHEIQDLCNGHPQANSQYHYHNGSPCMPGADTDQLIGWSLDGFPILGMRDADGTLLTNADFDACHGRATTIAVEGRTYEYAYHLTREYPYVLGCFRGQLLESTLEDVRDGLAPLRDRAPARTTPLP